The Nocardia sp. NBC_01329 sequence GTCACCTCCCCGGCCATCGACGGCGCACGTAGTGCCTCGGCGACCCTGGACTGGCTGGACTACCACGGCTATTCGCATCTGGTGCAGCAGACCGTGGTGGTGGTGAACGCGTCCCGACGTGGATCCACATCGGTGAACCTGGACCATCTGCGCCGGTTGTTCCTGGACCGGACGCGGGCGGTGCAGGTCGTTCCCTTCGACGACCATCTCGCCGAGGGCGCCGAAATCGATCTGGAACTGGTGAGCAAACCGACTCGGCAGGCCCTGCTGGAGCTCGCCGCGATGGTCGCCGACGATTTCGCCAATGTGGACGGCTACCCCTACGGCAACCGCTACTGATCGGTCACGGGCGGTGGTTCGGCAGTGATCTGCCGGGCCGCCGCCGTGAACGAGTCCAGAACCGCGGCGATCGCCGGCCGGTTCTCGGCAAGCGGCCTGGTGACAAGGTCGTAGAGGCGGGCTGCCCGGACCCCGGACAGTCGCAGTTGTGACAGGGCCGGGTGGGTGACGACGTACCGGGGCATCAACGCCACCCCGTACCCGGCGGCGACCAATGTCTCGATCATCCGGAAATCGTTGAGGCGCTGGACGATACGCGGTTCGACACCGGTGACCGTGGCGATCGAGCGCAGTACATCGTCCACCGGGAAACCGCCGCGTACGCTCAGCCACGCCTCCTCGGCCAGTTCCGCCGCCGAAACCTCGGCCCGGCCGGCGAGCGGGTGATCGGGGGCGACGACCACATCGATCGGTTCGCGCATGAGCACCCGGGAGCTGATCCGGGGCCCCGACACCGGGGCGGCCCGTTCATCGCGGTGGGTGAGCACGATGTCGTAATCGGCGAGCAGGCGCGGGGTGTCGTGCGGCGGTACGTCCTCGTCACCCGCGGCGATCTCGACACCGCTACCGGCCACGGCGGGAAGGACATGCGGTAGCAGGAGCGCCCCACCGGAGGGGAAGACGCCGACCCGGACCTGCCCCCGCGGCGACCCGCGATAGTAGGCCATCTCGGCCACCGCTCGGTCGAGCGCCGCGAGTACCTCGTCGGCCCGGACCACGAGAGCGTGCCCGGCGTCGGTGAGGCGGACGCGGCGACCGCTCGGTTCGAGCAGGGCGACGCCCGCCTCCCTGGTCAGCACCTTGAGTTGCTGTGATACTGCCGACGGGGTCATGGACAGGGCGGTGGCCACCGCGCCGACCGTGCCGCGATCGGCGAATTCACGCAGGATGCGGAGTCGTTCCACGGACAAGGCGGGATGCGAACCGACCATTAAGCGATACTAAAACATTAGTCCATAACAATTCGATTGTTCTGACAGGTTGATACATCCCATGATTAACGGGTGACCTCCCGTGACCGCACGCTCGCCCTGACCGTCATTCTGCTGTGGGGAGTGAACTTCCTGGCCATCCGCGTCGGGCTCGACCATCTGCCGCCGTTCTTCTTCGGTGCGCTGCGGTTCGCGGTGATCGCCGTCCCGGTCCTGCTGTTCATCCCACGTCCCGCCGTCCGGATGCGTTGGATACTGCTGTACGGCACAGGTTTCGGACTCCTGCAATTCGCCTTCCTGTTCACCGCGATGCGGGTCGGTATGCCGACCGGGCTGGCCTCACTGGTACTGCAATCCTCGGCCCCGTTCACCGTATTACTCGGGGCACTGCTACTCAGGGAGCGACTGCGGCCCCTGCAGATCGCCGGACTCGCGGTCGCGGTCGCGGGAATGGCGGTGATCGGCTGGGACCAATTCGCCCACGCCGCCCTGGTACCGGTCCTCCTCACCCTGGCGGGCGGATTCAGCTGGGCACTGGGCAATATCGGGGCACGCCGGGCCACCGTGGAATCGCCGGGCATCAATCCGCTGCATCTCACCCTGTGGATCACCGCGGTGCCGGTGCTGCCCCTGTTCGCACTCTCCGCCCTCTGGGAGGGCCCGACCACGGGTGTGCGCGCACTCGCCGGCACCTTCTCGGCCGACGGCTGGCCGGCGCTGGCAGGCCTCGCCTATATCGTCGCGTTGGGGACGGTCGTGGGTTCCGGCGTGTGGACCTACCTGATGAGCCGGTATCCGGCCGGTAGCGTCGCGCCGTTGTCGCTGCTCGTGCCGGTCGTCGGATTCACCGCCGCGTGGATCTTCCTGGACGAGACCCCAGCGCCCGCGAGCCTGATCGGCGGGGCGGTGGTCATCGCCGGAGCCTTCGCGGCGACGGTGGGTGCCGCGAAGACCGCACCGCGACCGGACCAGGAGCGCGCGGACTCGTCCGCGAACAAGACGGCCGGCCTCCCGGAGCGCCCGGATATCCACAACCCGAAGGTGCTGGAGCCGGCGATCCGATGAGTCGCCGGGCTCCCGATCTCGCGGTCGGTGCGCCGAACGGGGCGCATCCCGTTTAGAGTATGGCGCGATCGAGACAGCTACCCCGGGTTAGGCAGCGGAAGACAACATGGCAGAGCAACGGTGGCCCACCTCGGGCGCCGCAGAGGTTCCAGGTCGTTCCGCCGGGCCGGGAGCCTTCACCCGGCGAACTGTGCTCCGCGCCACCGCGGCCGCCGGGATCGGGGCCGCCGCAGTAGCGGCGCTACCCGGCGCGACCGCGCGAGCCCGGACGAAGTCCCGGGTAGCCGTACTGGGTGGTGGTGTCGCCGGACTCACCGCTGCTCACGAACTAGCCGAACGCGGCTTCGAGGTCACTGTGTACGAACGCCGGGCACTCGGCGGCAAGGCCCGCAGCATGCCGGTCCCCGCGACGGGAACCGACGGACGGCCCGATCTGCCCGGCGAGCACGGTTTCCGCTTCTTTCCCGGCTTCTACCAGCACATTCCCGATACGATGCGGCGAATCCCGTTCGGCGAGAATACGAACGGAGTGTGGGACAACCTGGTCGGCGTCCCCGACGCCCGGTTCGCCCGGGCCGACGCCGACGACATCCGTGCACCACTGGGCTTCGGCCGGGTGAACGCCGCGACCGCGGAAGGTATGCGGGAGAGCCTCGCAGCGGTCATCGCCACCACGCTGAAGATGCCGCCCGCCGAAGGCCTTTTCTTCGCCAACCGGCTCCTGGTGTTCAACACCAGTTGCGACGCACGCCGCTTCGGCCAGTGGGAACACACATCGTGGTCGGATTTCGTCGGCGCGCACGGACGGTCGCACGAGTTCCGCGCACTGGTCTCGCGCACGCTCACCAGCCTTCTGGTGGCCGCCAAAGACGACCTGGCCAGTGTGCGCACGATCGGCTCGATGGGCGAGCAGTTCCTCGGTAATCCGATGCAGATCGGCAACGACGGCGATCTGGACCGAGTGCTCAACGGTCCCACGAACGTCGCGTGGATCGACCCATGGGTCGCACGGCTGCGCGAACTGGGCGTGCGCTTCGAACTGGACGCCGAAGTGCGTGGGCTGGAGGTCCGGGATCGGCGGATCACCGGCGCGCGGATCATCCACGGCGCCGGCACATCCGAGACAGTGACAGCGGACCATTTCGTCGTCGCCCTACCGGCCGAACGTGCCCGCGACCTGTGGAACGCCGATATCCTCTCCGCCTGGCCGCAACTGGCGGCGATGAGCCGACTCGTCACCGACTGGATGAGCGGAATCCAGTTCTACCTGCGCCGTCGGCCCGGACTCGGGGCCGGTCACTCCGCCTACATCGACTCGCCCTGGTCGCTCACCTCCATCGCCCAGGACACACTGTGGGCGCGCAAGCTGCCCGAATACGGGGACGGCACGGTGCTCGAATGCCTGTCGGTCGATATCTCGGACTGGAACACCCCGGGCATCCTGTTCGGCAAAACCGCCAAGCAATGCACGCACGAGGAGATCGCCCGGGAAACCTGGGCGCAGATCCTCGCGCACCTCAACGACCGCGACGAGATGCTGCGCGACGCCGACCTGCACTCCTGGTTCCTCGACCCCGGTATCAGCTGGAACGCCGACCGCGGCGAGAACGCCAACGCCGACCCACTCTTGATCAATACCGCCGGATCGTGGGATCTGCGGCCGGAAGCGCACGGTGGCGTCGAGAACCTCTACCTGGCAGGCGATTACGTGCGCACACATATCGACCTGGCCACCATGGAGGGCGCCAACGAATCCGCGCGGGCCGCGGTGAACGCGCTGCTCGAGGTCACCGGTTCGGACGCACCCCGCTGCGCGACCTACACCCTCTGGCGAGCCCCGGAACTCGAACCCCTGCGCCGCGCCGACGCCGACGCCTACGCGGCCGGTCGGCCGAACGTATTCGATATCCAGCTCTGATATTGCCCGGCACCGGTGTCACCGCAGGGTGAACTCCCCCGCGCCGCGCGAGGGCGAGCGCGGCGGGTCATTAGACTGCGCGGCGTGGCAGAGATATCGGTGCGGGGGCGCGTAGCCCTCGGGGTGGCCGGCGCGGCGGCGTGGGCCTCCCGTAAGGCGGGCCGGGGCAACGGGTCGATGATCGGCGGATTGCTCGCGCTGAAGGTCGACCCGAGAATCATGAAGCAACTGGGCCGCGGTCGGCGCACTGTGCTGATCACCGGCACCAACGGCAAATCGACCACGACCCGGATGACCACTGCCGCGCTCAGCACACTGGGCGAGGTCGCGACCCAGGCCGACGGCGCCAATATGGATGCCGGGATCGTCTCGGCGCTCAATGTGCACCGAGGCGCGGCACTGGCCGCGATCGAGGTGGACGAACTGCATCTGCCGCATGTCACCGACGCGCTGAAGCCCGAGGCGGTCGTCCTGCTGAACCTCAGCCGCGATCAGCTGGACCGGGTCGGTGAGATCAATATGATCGAACGCCGACTGCGTTCGGGCCTGGCGCGGCATCCGGATACCGTCGTCATCGCCAACTGCGACGACGTACTGATCACCTCCATCGCCTACGACCATCCGAACGTGATCTGGGTCGCCGCCGGCAGCGGCTGGGCGATGGACGCCACCAGCTGCCCGCGCAGCGGAGAGCCGATCCTCTGGGAGGGCACGCACTGGCACAGCACCGGCGCCGATTTCTCCCGACCGCAACCGGATTGGTGGCTCGACGGCGACAAGCTCTGCGGTCCCGACGGAATACGGCTGCCGCTGCGGCTGGCGCTACCCGGCCGGGCGAACCGGGGCAACGCCGCACAGGCGGTGGCCGCCGCAGTGGCGATGGGCGCCGATACCGAGCAGGCCTGCGCCGCCACCGGAACAGTCCAGGAGATCGCCGGCCGCTACCGCACCGTCCAGGTCGGTGAACACGCCGCCCGGCTGCTACTCGCCAAGAACCCGGCCGGCTGGCAAGAAGCCTTGTCGATGATCGACCACAGCGCGTCCGGGCTGGTGATCGCGGTGAACGGGCAAGTACCCGACGGCGAGGACCTGTCCTGGCTGTGGGACGTACGGTTCGAACATTTCGAAGACGTCCACGTCGTCGCCGCCGGGGAACGCGCCACCGATCTCGCCGTACGCCTCACTTACGCCGGGGTGAAGCACACCACGGTCGCCGATCCGGTACGCGCGATCGCAACCTGCCCGGCCGGCCCGGTCGAGGTACTGGCCAACTACACCGCGTTCCGCGATCTCAACCGTGACCTCCAGGAGCGGACCCGATGAGCGATTCGACCATCCGGATCGGGCTGGTGCTGCCCGATGTCATGGGCACCTACGGCGACGGCGGCAACGCGCTGGTACTGCGGCAGCGACTACGGTTGCGCGATATCGACGCCGAGATCGTGGAGATCACCCTGCCCGATCCCGTACCGGAATCCCTGGACATCTACACCCTCGGCGGCGCGGAGGATTCGGCCCAGCGCCTGGCCACCCGCCACCTGCTGCGTTTCCCCGGCCTACAGACCGCCGCCGGGCGCGGCGCCCCGGTACTGGCTATCTGCGCGGCGATCCAAGTCCTGGGCCGGTGGTACGAGACCTCGAGCGGTGAACGAGTGGAAGGTGTCGGTCTCCTGGACGCCACCACCTCTCCGCAGCAAACCCGCGCGATCGGCGAGGTGACAACAGATCCACTGCTCACCGGCCTGTCCGCACCGCTGACCGGATTCGAGAACCACCGAGGCGGCACCACCCTGGGCCCGGACGCCACCGGGCTGGCCCGAGTGACCCGCGGCGTCGGCAACGGTGTCGGCGATGGACTGGAAGGCGTGGTGCAGGGTTCGGTCCTGGGCACCTATATGCACGGCCCCGCTCTGGCCCGCAACCCCGAACTCGCCGACTACCTGCTCGGCCGCGCTCTCGGGGTCGACTCGCTACCACCTCTGGACCTCCCGGAAGTAGACCGACTACGCCGCGAACGCCTCCGCGCCTGAGCTGTGTCTTCGGCGCGCTGGCGCGCGCGGGGGTTGAGGCCCTGAAGTCTCGCCGTTCAGGCCTCGAGACTCGCACCCTGGCCTGGGTGGGTTCACCTCGGCCGAAGGTGCTCAACGGTCGGTCCATCGGATGGCCGACCGCACGTCGCATGCGCTTTCGAGGCCTGAACGGCGAGACGGCCTCAACCCTTTGGGGTGTCTCGTAAGACTCGACTCATACGGTTGCGTCGGCATTCGACCGCCGGGGTCGGGTGGGGTGAGGTGGGAATTCGGCCACGTGATGGGGGCATCGTCTCTCTCCGATCGGCCGCCCGACCTTCACACTCGAGCCGACCTCGAACGGGGGATCCTCTCCCGGTGGTCGACCCGACCCCTCGGCGCGGGTGGTGGCGGGGCATAAACTTCCCCGGGTGAGTTACGACCATGTGCTGTTGCCGTCCGGTGTCGCCTCCACACCCGAGGAGGTCGACGCGTATCTCACTACTCAGCAAGGTCGACCCGAGACCGACATTGTCGCGGAGCTGGCGGGGGAGCTGAACGTGCGCAATGCCGAGCTGCCCGAATCCGACAGTTTCCTGAGCGTGTCACCGCTGGGCGGGGCACCGACCGGGGCGGTACTACAGGTGCCGAGCCCCTACGATGCCATCGGCTTCGTTCGCGATCTGCTCTTCGAACTGGCCACACCGCGGGGTTACGCGGTGTACGACCCCCAGCTGACCTGGTTGATCGATCCCGCCGGTCATGTTCCGGTCACCGTGACGCACGGCGGTGCGGGCGAATTCCCTTATCTGACTGAGGCACTCGCCGCCTCCTGGGTTCGTGAGCTGGCCGACCCGAACCCGTATCTGATCGTGGAGCGGGCCCCGGAGGTCTACATCCAGACCTACCGGGAATCAGCCGAGGATTACACGGTCGAGTTCCGCGACGGGAGCCCCGACCGGCATTTCACGGCGCGGATCACGGGATCCGACGCTGTCGCGGGCCTCATCTGGGATTGGGCCCGCCAGGACCGTGCCCGGCTCGACCGGCTGCACTGGGAGCGGCTGGAGTTGTGAGCACCGCGACCGGCCCGGCCGTCACAATGCGCGACGGCCGGAGAACGCCCGGCCCAGGGTCAATTCGTCGGCGAACTCCAGGTCACCGCCCATGGGCAGGCCCGACGCCAGGCGGGTGACGGTGAGGCCGGGGAAATCACGCAGCATGCGCACCAGGTAGGTCGCGGTCGCCTCGCCCTCGGTGTTCGGATCCGTCGCGATGATCACTTCGGTGACATCCACCCCGTCGTCCTGGCTGCCGATGCGGGTCAGCAGTTCCCGGATACGCAACTGTTCCGGACCGACCCCGCTCAACGGGTCGAGCGCACCGCCCAGCACGTGGTAGCGGCCCCGGAACTCCCGGGTCCGCTCGATGGCCGGAACATCCTTGGGTTCCTCGACCACGCAGATCATGCTGCGATCGCGGCGCGGATCAGCGCAGATCCGGCACAGTTCGCCGTCGGCGACCGTGCCGCATTGCGCGCAGAACCGCACTCCGTCCCGGATCTTCTGCAGCACCGCCTGGAGCCGGTCGATTTCCGGCGGTTCCACTCCGAGCAGGTGAAACGCGATCCGCTGGGCGCTCTTGGGACCGACACCCGGCAGTTTCCCCAGTTCGTCGATGAGATCCTGAACCGGACCCTCGTACACCGCGATACCCCGGCCCGATCAGAAGCTCGGCAGACCCGGTGCACCGCCGCCGGCCAGCGGCCCGAGCCGTTCGGCTGCCAGGTTCTGGGCGTTGGACATGGCGTCGTTGACCGCGCCGATCACCAGATCCTGCAGGGTTTCCACATCTTCCGGGTCGACGGCCTTCGGATCGATCGTCAGCGACAACACCGCGCCGGTCGCCTTGATCCTCACCCGGACCAGACCGTTACCGGCCTGGCCGTCCACCTCGGCCGCGGCGATCTCGGCCTGCGCCGCCATCACCTGCTCCTGCATCTGCTGGGCCTGCTGGAGCAACTGCTGCATATCGAACTGACCATCGGGCTGCACGGGATTCCTCTCTACGGACGAGTCACAATTCAGCCTAGACCGCCGCGGTCGTGGATTCAGCCGCACCCACGCCCGCCTAATATCGGGTTGCCCGGTGCATTCGTACCGCGCCGAAAATTCTGGACCGTAACTGGAGCTGATTGTGTCCAAGGGATATCTGCTGGGTGCCCTCATGATGGTGTCCGGCGTGTTCCGCGCGGCTACCGCCGAAGCCGACCCGGAAGCGGCCGTCGACCACGGCGACGGCTGCGTCATCGATCCCGCGGCACCGGCAGTCACCATCGACTCGTTGCGCTGGAATTGCACCGGTCTCCAGCACGCCCGGATCTACCGCACCGCACAGGCGGGCTCGGTGCCGTCCGGGGTGATGAACGGCTGGGTGACCTCGACCTCGCCCATCGAGCCACTCGTGCCCGCGTTCTGGATCGGGAAGGCCTTCGACACCGGGCCCGACGGCGGGCAGTTGACGAATCGGATCACCGGCGCGGATCTCGAAGGCTGGCCGGCGAATGTGTACCCGGCCCCCTCACGCGTCGACGGGGAAAAGACCTGGGTGCTGGACTACACGCCCGCGATCACCCCGCAGGTGTACGACGAGATCCGCGAGATCGTGCCGGGGGTGTGGCTCGGTTACTCATGGTGGCGCAGCACTCGTCAGACCCCCGTGTTGCTCTCGTTCGTCCTCGCTCACGGAGAAGCTGTCGGTCCGTGAACCGCTGATGCCGGCCGGCCCGCCCCGGGCCCGGATCCGGCGGTCACCGGAAAGGATCGTGAACCCGCTCCCGGTGACCGCCCGATACGGTGGAACTCGGCCCGATCAGGCCAGTTCGCGCTTCAGGTTCTCCAGTACCTCGGCCTGGATCTTGCGCAGGCCGAGGGGCGCGAAAATGCCCTCGAAGATGCCTTTGACGCCGCCGGCGCCCTGCCAGGTGGTCTCCAGGGTGACCGTCGAACCGGAACCGGTCGGGGTGATCGTCCAGGTGTTGACGAGCGAGGAGTTGGCGTCCTTCTCGGTGACGACATTGTCGGCGACCGAAACCTGGGCCCGGATATTGCGGACCCGCTTCTCGGTGGCCTGCAGGGTCCACTCGGCGACGGTGCCGTCCCCGTGCCCACCCTCGACGACCTTGTAGTCGCGGTAGTGCGCCGACAGGATCTTCGGGCGCACCTCCGTGTAATCGGTGACCGCCGCCAGTGCGCGCTGCGGGTCTGCGGCGACCTCGATCGAACTGCCGGCTTTGACCTGTCCCACGGTGAACTCCTTATTCGGGATGCGTTGTGACAGCCTGTATTCTCTCCCCACCCCGGGCGGGACAGGGCCGGGGCCCTGTCGATCCCGGTTACAGATGGCAACACCGGGAGCAGAGGTGACCACTGGGATGCGGCGGCGAGAGCCCGACGGCGTCGACCCCGACACCCGCCCCGCGCCGAACAGCCCCCGAATCCAGGGCCTGGAACGCCCACGCAACCACATGAGTCGAGTCTTACGAGACACCCAAAGGGTTGAGGCCGTCTCGCCGTTCAGGCCTCGAAAGCGCATGCGCCGAAGGCGCGAGTCTCGAGGCCTGAACGGCGAGACTTCAGGGCCTCAACCCCCGCGCCGCCGCAGGCGGCGCCAAAAACACAGACAATTCCGAAATAGCGGTCAACCAGCATGAACAGTTCGTCGAACACGGTGCAACAGATATGTGACATTTCGCCACCGACGATCCCCCCGCTGTGGCCGATCAAGACCAAGTAGGACTAGCGTCTAGACGTGGCAATGAGTCTGTTGGGGAAGGCCGGCCACGGTCCGGCCGCATATGAATCCGGGTTCGCCGCATATCGGGCAGGTGTCGATCGCCTGCTCGCGAGCTATCGCGCCATCCCGGCGGGCGCAAACGTGCGGCTGGCCAAGAAGACTTCCAATCTTTTCCGCGCGCGGGCGAAGAACACAGCACCTGGGCTGGATGTCTCCGGTCTCACCCGGGTGATCGAGGTCGACCCGGAGGCCAGGACAGCCGAGGTCGCGGGCATGACCACCTACGAGGACCTGGTGGCGGCCACCCTGCCGTACGGTCTGGCACCGCTGGTGGTGCCGCAGCTCAAGACCATCACCCTCGGTGGAGCGGTGACCGGGCTCGGGATCGAATCGACTTCCTTCCGCAACGGTCTACCGCACGAATCGGTGCTGGAGATGGAGGTGCTCACCGGAGCCGGTGAGATCGTCACCATCACCCCGGACGGCCCGGACGGCGAACTGTTCCGTGGTTTCCCGAACTCCTACGGCACGCTGGGCTACGCCACCCGGTTGAAGATCGAGTTGGAACCGGTGCTGCCGTATGTGGAGTTACGCCATCTGCGGTTCCACGACCTGCGCGAACTGGAGGCCGTGCTGGACCGGGTCGTGCTCGAGCGCAGGTTCGACGGGGAACAGGTCGATTACCTCGACGGTGTCGTTTTCAGCGCCGGGGAGAGCTACCTGACCCTGGGCCGGCAGACCGGCGAACCGGGGCCGGTGAGCGACTACACCGATATGGACATCTTCTACCGGTCCGTCCAGCACGACGACCCGGCGCCGAAACGCGATCGGCTCACGATCCACGACTATCTCTGGCGCTGGGACACCGATTGGTTCTGGTGTTCACGCGCGTTCGGCACGCAGAACCCGAAGATCCGTCGATTCTGGCCGAAACGCTATCGGCGCAGCAGCTTCTACTGGAAGTTGATCGCCCTCGATCACCGTTACAATATCGGCGACAAACTGGCTGCACGCAGGGGCGATCCGCCGCAGGAACGCGTGGTGCAGGACATCGAGGTCCCGGTGGAGCGCACCGCGGACTTCGCGGAGTGGTTCCTGCGCGAGATCCCGATCGAACCCATCTGGTTGTGCCCGCTGCGGCTGCGCGATTCCGCCGCGGCGGACGACACCCGGCCCTGGCCGCTGTATCCGCTGCGCCCGGGTCGCACCTATGTGAATATCGGCTTCTGGTCGGCGGTTCCGAAGTTGCCCGGTCAGCTGGATGGCGCGGCGAACCGAGCCATCGAGAAAACCGTCACCGAATTCGACGGACACAAATCCCTGTACTCGGACTCTTTTTACGAGCCCGAGGAATTTGCCGCCCTGTACGGCGGTGAAAGTTACGAAACATTGAAAAAACGCTACGATCCCGGCCAGCGACTGCTGGATCTGTACTCGAAGGCGGTGCAACGCAGATGACGACATTCAAGGATAGATCCGATGCTTTCGCGGACCTGGGCACTCGGCTCAGTATCGCCGAGGTCGTCGAGACCTTGGTCGACGGCGATGTTCCTATCAAGCTGACGGCATACGACGGCAGCACGACCGGTCCCGTCGATTCCGAGTTCGCGCTCGAGATCCGCAATCCGCGGGGCATAAACTATCTCGCCAATGCCCCCGGCGACCTCGGTCTGGCACGCGCCTACATAGCCGGCGATATGGACGCGGCCGGGGTGCATCCCGGCGACCCTTACAAGATCCTCGCCGCGATGACGGATCTGAAATTCAAACGACCGTCGGCACTTTCCCTGGTCGCCATCGCCCGATCTCTGGGGTGGGAGCGGCTGCGCCCGGTGCCGCCGCCACCGCAGGAGACGCTGCCGCGCTGGCGGCGGATCGCGCTGGAGGGGTTGCGCCATTCCAAGGCCCGCGACGCCGAGGTCATCCATCACCACTACGACGTCTCGAACACGTTCTACGAGTACGTTCTCGGTCCGTCGATGACCTACACCTGCGCGTGTTACGGCGAGCGGGACTGGTCGCTGGAGCAGGCTCAGGAGAACAAATACCGGCTGGTTTTCGAGAAGCTGCGGTTGAAAGAGGGCGATCGCCTGCTCGATATCGGTTGCGGTTGGGGCGGTATGGTCCGCTATGCCGCCAAGCGGGGCGTCAAGGTCATCGGTGCCACTCTTTCGGCCGAGCAGGCTGCCTGGGCGCAGAAGAAGATCGCCGAGGAAGGTCTCGGTGATCTCGCCGAGGTCCGGCATTCCGATTACCGCGATGTCGCCGAAACCGAGTTCGACGCGGTTTCCTCGATCGGGCTGACCGAACATATCGGGGTCCAGAACTATCCGTACTATTTCCGGTTCGTCCAGAGCAAACTGCGTCCGGGCGGCCTGTTCCTCAACCACTGCATCACCAGGCCGGACAACACCCGCACCACCAAAGCGGGCGATTTCATCGACCGGTACGTGTTCCCCGACGGGGAGCTCATCGGTTCCGGCCGGATCATCAGCGAGATCCAGAATGTCGGCCTGGAAGTAGTGCACGAGGAGAATCTGCGCGAGCATTATGCGCTGACACTCGCCGAGTGGTGCAAGAACCTGGTGGCCAACTGGGATGCGTGTGTCGCCGAGGCCGGTGAGGGCACGGCCAAGGTGTGGGGCCTGTACATGGCGGGAAGCCGGCTCGGTTTCGAACGCAATGTCGTGCAGTTGCACCAGGTGCTCGGAGTGAAACTGGGCCCCTCCGGGGACCCCGAGGTTCCGCTGCGTCCCTGGTGGCAGCCCTAGCGGTAAGGGCCCGGCGACCGGGCTCAGCTGAGGAGTTCGTCGAGGAAGCGGATCGGGACACGGATCGCACCGAGGGTGCGGACCGTGTCCGTTCCGTCCGGCGTGGTGACCGGCAGATCATCGCGCACCACATGCAGAATCTCGCGAACGGCGGGACCCGCGTCCAGTAACGGACGGGTCCAGCCGAGCTCGGCGCAGGTGGACAACGCGGGCGCCAGCAGCGCGGCCGCTTCACCGACCCAACCCGCTGCGGCGAGGCATTCGGCGAGCAGCAGCGACATATCGAGCTGGGCCCGGGGCCGCCCCTGTTCACCGGTGCGCCCGTGGAGCGCACGGGCATGGCGGGCCGCGCGTTCGTGCTCCTGGCGGTCCCCGGTTTCGAGCAGCGCGCGGATCATCGTGATCTCGCCGGCCTCGATATTCAGCACGGTCGGCGCAACGTCCGGGCCGGAACTGCGGTCGCGACCCGTGAATTTCGCCAGGCCACGCGCGGTGCTGTCCGCGGCTTCCGGCCGATCGCCCGGCCCGGGCCGCACGATTCCCAGGTGGATCTGCTCGGCCCGGATATGAGCGGCCAGCCGGGACAGTTGGTGATCGGCCGCGATCCGGGAACCCTCGGCCAGCCTCACCGCGGCCGCGGTGAGGTCGCCGCGCAGAGCCTTCACCCGAGCCCCCGTGACGATGGTGGCGATCAGCGATTCGATCGGACCGAT is a genomic window containing:
- a CDS encoding LysR family transcriptional regulator, whose protein sequence is MSVERLRILREFADRGTVGAVATALSMTPSAVSQQLKVLTREAGVALLEPSGRRVRLTDAGHALVVRADEVLAALDRAVAEMAYYRGSPRGQVRVGVFPSGGALLLPHVLPAVAGSGVEIAAGDEDVPPHDTPRLLADYDIVLTHRDERAAPVSGPRISSRVLMREPIDVVVAPDHPLAGRAEVSAAELAEEAWLSVRGGFPVDDVLRSIATVTGVEPRIVQRLNDFRMIETLVAAGYGVALMPRYVVTHPALSQLRLSGVRAARLYDLVTRPLAENRPAIAAVLDSFTAAARQITAEPPPVTDQ
- a CDS encoding EamA family transporter, yielding MTSRDRTLALTVILLWGVNFLAIRVGLDHLPPFFFGALRFAVIAVPVLLFIPRPAVRMRWILLYGTGFGLLQFAFLFTAMRVGMPTGLASLVLQSSAPFTVLLGALLLRERLRPLQIAGLAVAVAGMAVIGWDQFAHAALVPVLLTLAGGFSWALGNIGARRATVESPGINPLHLTLWITAVPVLPLFALSALWEGPTTGVRALAGTFSADGWPALAGLAYIVALGTVVGSGVWTYLMSRYPAGSVAPLSLLVPVVGFTAAWIFLDETPAPASLIGGAVVIAGAFAATVGAAKTAPRPDQERADSSANKTAGLPERPDIHNPKVLEPAIR
- a CDS encoding hydroxysqualene dehydroxylase, with the protein product MAEQRWPTSGAAEVPGRSAGPGAFTRRTVLRATAAAGIGAAAVAALPGATARARTKSRVAVLGGGVAGLTAAHELAERGFEVTVYERRALGGKARSMPVPATGTDGRPDLPGEHGFRFFPGFYQHIPDTMRRIPFGENTNGVWDNLVGVPDARFARADADDIRAPLGFGRVNAATAEGMRESLAAVIATTLKMPPAEGLFFANRLLVFNTSCDARRFGQWEHTSWSDFVGAHGRSHEFRALVSRTLTSLLVAAKDDLASVRTIGSMGEQFLGNPMQIGNDGDLDRVLNGPTNVAWIDPWVARLRELGVRFELDAEVRGLEVRDRRITGARIIHGAGTSETVTADHFVVALPAERARDLWNADILSAWPQLAAMSRLVTDWMSGIQFYLRRRPGLGAGHSAYIDSPWSLTSIAQDTLWARKLPEYGDGTVLECLSVDISDWNTPGILFGKTAKQCTHEEIARETWAQILAHLNDRDEMLRDADLHSWFLDPGISWNADRGENANADPLLINTAGSWDLRPEAHGGVENLYLAGDYVRTHIDLATMEGANESARAAVNALLEVTGSDAPRCATYTLWRAPELEPLRRADADAYAAGRPNVFDIQL
- a CDS encoding Mur ligase family protein codes for the protein MAEISVRGRVALGVAGAAAWASRKAGRGNGSMIGGLLALKVDPRIMKQLGRGRRTVLITGTNGKSTTTRMTTAALSTLGEVATQADGANMDAGIVSALNVHRGAALAAIEVDELHLPHVTDALKPEAVVLLNLSRDQLDRVGEINMIERRLRSGLARHPDTVVIANCDDVLITSIAYDHPNVIWVAAGSGWAMDATSCPRSGEPILWEGTHWHSTGADFSRPQPDWWLDGDKLCGPDGIRLPLRLALPGRANRGNAAQAVAAAVAMGADTEQACAATGTVQEIAGRYRTVQVGEHAARLLLAKNPAGWQEALSMIDHSASGLVIAVNGQVPDGEDLSWLWDVRFEHFEDVHVVAAGERATDLAVRLTYAGVKHTTVADPVRAIATCPAGPVEVLANYTAFRDLNRDLQERTR
- a CDS encoding type 1 glutamine amidotransferase: MSDSTIRIGLVLPDVMGTYGDGGNALVLRQRLRLRDIDAEIVEITLPDPVPESLDIYTLGGAEDSAQRLATRHLLRFPGLQTAAGRGAPVLAICAAIQVLGRWYETSSGERVEGVGLLDATTSPQQTRAIGEVTTDPLLTGLSAPLTGFENHRGGTTLGPDATGLARVTRGVGNGVGDGLEGVVQGSVLGTYMHGPALARNPELADYLLGRALGVDSLPPLDLPEVDRLRRERLRA
- the recR gene encoding recombination mediator RecR, with amino-acid sequence MYEGPVQDLIDELGKLPGVGPKSAQRIAFHLLGVEPPEIDRLQAVLQKIRDGVRFCAQCGTVADGELCRICADPRRDRSMICVVEEPKDVPAIERTREFRGRYHVLGGALDPLSGVGPEQLRIRELLTRIGSQDDGVDVTEVIIATDPNTEGEATATYLVRMLRDFPGLTVTRLASGLPMGGDLEFADELTLGRAFSGRRAL
- a CDS encoding YbaB/EbfC family nucleoid-associated protein is translated as MQPDGQFDMQQLLQQAQQMQEQVMAAQAEIAAAEVDGQAGNGLVRVRIKATGAVLSLTIDPKAVDPEDVETLQDLVIGAVNDAMSNAQNLAAERLGPLAGGGAPGLPSF